From a single Brassica napus cultivar Da-Ae chromosome C9, Da-Ae, whole genome shotgun sequence genomic region:
- the LOC106444071 gene encoding beta-D-xylosidase 3-like, with product MSYPMQTKGNRALSFVSTLLLSILFFISKPSNAQSSSPKFACDVTKNPSLAGYGFCNTGLNAEARVTDLVGRLTLEEKIGFLVSKATGVSRLGIPDYNWWSEALHGVSDVGDGSSFKGPVPGATSFPQVILTAASFNVSLFQAIGKVVSTEARAMYNVGAAGLTFWSPNVNIFRDPRWGRGQETPGEDPTLVSKYAVAYVKGLQGTDGGDPNLLKVAACCKHYTAYDVDNWKGVSRYTFNSVVNQQDMDDTFQPPFKSCVVDGNVASVMCSYNQVNGKPTCADPDLLSGVIRGQWKLNGYIVSDCDSVEVMYANQHYTKTPEEAVAKSMLAGLDLNCDHFTGQHALGAVKAGLVNETDVDTAISNNFATLVRLGFFNGDPKKQPYGNLGPQDVCTAENQELAREAARQGIVLLKNSPGSLPFSPSAIKTLAVIGPNANVTDTMIGNYHGVPCKYTTPLQGLVETVSATYQMGCPNVACAEADIDSATSVAASADAVVLVMGTDLSIEREDHDRVDLFLPGKQQQLVTEVAKVAKGPVVLVIMSGGGLDVTFAKNDPKITSIMWVGFPGQAGGLAIADVIFGRHNPSGKLPMTWYPQLYVESLPMSNMNMRPDNSTGYPGRTYRFYTGETIYAFGDGISYTHFNHRLIKPPRLVFLSLAKSHPCRTSKCQSVDAIGPYCGKAIEVQLRVRNAGEREGTDTVFLFTTPPAVHRSPVKHLLAFEKVRLGKKEKAVVRFNVDVCKDLSVVDETGKRKIALGVHVLHIGSLKYSLIVRI from the exons ATGAGTTATCCTATGCAAACAAAAGGAAACAGAGCACTTTCCTTTGTTTCCACACTTCTCCTAAgtatcctcttcttcatctccaaGCCATCGAACGCCCAGTCTTCTTCTCCAAAGTTCGCATGTGACGTCACCAAAAACCCTTCTCTAGCCGGTTACGGATTCTGCAACACGGGTTTGAATGCCGAAGCCCGAGTCACCGATCTTGTCGGAAGATTAACTTTGGAGGAGAAAATCGGGTTTCTTGTCAGCAAAGCTACCGGCGTGAGCCGTCTTGGGATTCCAGATTATAACTGGTGGTCGGAGGCACTTCACGGAGTCTCTGATGTCGGAGATGGTTCTAGTTTCAAAGGTCCAGTCCCTGGTGCCACTAGCTTCCCTCAAGTCATACTCACCGCTGCTTCCTTCAACGTATCTCTCTTCCAAGCCATTGGCAAG GTTGTGTCGACGGAGGCGAGGGCAATGTACAACGTTGGAGCAGCTGGATTAACGTTTTGGTCACCGAATGTGAACATATTCCGTGACCCGAGATGGGGAAGAGGTCAAGAGACCCCCGGCGAGGACCCCACGCTCGTTAGCAAATACGCGGTGGCTTATGTTAAAGGTCTTCAGGGTACTGACGGTGGAGATCCTAACCTTCTTAAAGTTGCCGCTTGCTGCAAACACTACACGGCCTATGATGTTGATAATTGGAAAGGCGTTAGTCGTTACACTTTCAACTCCGTG GTGAACCAACAAGATATGGACGATACGTTTCAACCGCCGTTTAAGAGCTGTGTGGTTGATGGGAATGTGGCTAGTGTCATGTGCTCTTACAACCAAGTTAACGGTAAACCGACATGCGCTGATCCTGACCTGCTTTCTGGTGTGATCCGCGGTCAATGGAAGTTAAATGG GTACATAGTTTCGGATTGTGATTCAGTAGAAGTGATGTATGCGAACCAACACTATACCAAGACTCCAGAGGAAGCTGTGGCCAAATCTATGTTGGCAGGTTTGGATTTGAACTGTGATCATTTCACAGGTCAACACGCACTGGGCGCGGTCAAGGCTGGTTTGGTAAACGAAACAGATGTTGACACTGCGATTTCAAACAACTTCGCGACTCTGGTGCGTTTAGGATTCTTCAATGGCGACCCCAAGAAGCAGCCCTACGGTAATCTTGGTCCTCAGGACGTTTGCACTGCCGAGAACCAAGAACTCGCTAGAGAAGCCGCAAGGCAAGGCATTGTCTTGCTCAAGAACTCTCCTGGTTCGCTTCCGTTCTCACCTTCTGCTATCAAAACGCTAGCAGTGATCGGGCCAAACGCTAATGTCACCGATACAATGATCGGAAACTACCACG GCGTACCGTGCAAGTACACAACACCCCTCCAAGGCCTAGTGGAAACAGTGTCGGCGACGTATCAGATGGGCTGTCCTAATGTGGCGTGCGCGGAGGCGGATATAGATTCAGCAACTTCTGTAGCGGCTTCTGCTGATGCGGTTGTGCTCGTGATGGGAACAGATCTATCCATCGAGAGGGAGGACCATGACCGAGTCGACTTGTTCCTTCCCGGAAAACAGCAACAGCTTGTGACTGAGGTGGCTAAGGTTGCGAAAGGACCGGTGGTGCTAGTCATCATGTCCGGTGGAGGATTAGACGTTACTTTCGCCAAGAACGATCCGAAGATCACAAGCATTATGTGGGTCGGGTTTCCTGGTCAAGCCGGCGGTCTCGCCATCGCTGACGTCATCTTCGGTCGTCATAATCCGA GCGGAAAGTTGCCGATGACGTGGTATCCTCAGTTGTACGTGGAAAGTCTTCCGATGTCCAACATGAACATGAGACCCGATAACTCAACCGGGTATCCGGGTCGAACTTACCGATTCTACACCGGAGAAACAATATACGCCTTCGGAGACGGAATAAGCTACACTCATTTCAACCACCGGCTAATCAAACCCCCACGGCTCGTGTTCCTCAGTCTAGCCAAGAGCCACCCTTGCCGAACTTCAAAGTGCCAATCAGTGGACGCGATCGGACCTTACTGCGGGAAAGCCATCGAAGTCCAGCTAAGAGTAAGGAACGCAGGGGAGAGAGAAGGGACCGACACGGTGTTTCTGTTCACGACTCCGCCGGCTGTACACAGGTCGCCGGTTAAGCATCTGCTAGCGTTCGAGAAGGTTCGTCTGGGGAAGAAAGAAAAGGCGGTGGTTAGGTTTAACGTGGATGTGTGTAAAGATCTGAGTGTGGTTGATGAAACAGGGAAGAGGAAGATCGCTTTGGGGGTACATGTTCTCCATATCGGAAGCTTGAAGTACTCCTTGATTGTTAggatctga
- the LOC106439486 gene encoding uncharacterized protein LOC106439486 isoform X2, producing MFHLNPNTKFAFFPRALSSSDNNDGSVSSSRQNNRQMGYDPSEELFGVDFKPRNVSGDSREPRSWFGPNGQYIRELPCPTCRGRGYTSCPDCGIERARLDCPQCKGKGIMTCLRCLGDCVIWEESIDERPWEKARSSSPFRVKEDDEVDNLEIKFSPRGKSKRIYQSPPPEVGQKISRSLKSLNAKTGLFSNRMKIIHGDPVLHAQRVAAIKKAKGTPAARKHASETMKTFFSNAENREKRSLSMKGVKFYCKNCGQEGHRRFYCPELDTNADRRFRCRVCGGKGHNRRTCPKSKSMVSKGISTRNHQCGICGESGHNSRTCRKLARVKTTEGGVEDGVGKRVYACGFCKKMGHNVRTCPSKRVPDW from the exons ATGTTTCATCTGAATCCCAACACAAAATTCGCCTTCTTTCCTCGCGCATTATCTTCCTCCGACAACAACGATGGTTCAGTTTCATCCTCCAGACAAAACAAC AGACAGATGGGTTATGATCCTTCAGAGGAACTGTTTGGTGTTGACTTCAAGCCCAG GAATGTATCTGGTGATTCTCGTGAACCAAGGTCATGGTTTGGTCCCAACGGTCAGTACATTCGAGAGCTTCCGTGTCCCACTTGTAGAGGAAGAGGCTACACCTCATGCCCAGACTGTGGAATCGAGAGGGCGAGGTTGGATTGCCCTCAATGCAAAGGAAAG GGCATTATGACTTGTCTAAGATGTTTGGGAGACTGTGTAATATGGGAAGAATCAATCGATGAACGACCTTGGGAGAAAGCTAGATCCAG TTCTCCATTTCGAGTGAAGGAGGATGATGAGGTTGATAATTTGGAGATAAAGTTCAGTCCAAGGGGAAAATCCAAGAGGATTTACCAGTCaccacctcctgaagttggacAAAAGATTAGCCGGTCTCTTAAA AGTCTCAATGCCAAGACTGGACTATTTAGTAATCGAATGAAGATTATACATGGTGATCCTGTGCTTCATGCTCAAAGGGTAGCTGCAATTAAG AAAGCTAAAGGGACACCAGCTGCTAGAAAGCATGCATCTGAAACCATGAAAACCTTTTTCAGTAACGCTGAAAACCGTGAAAAGAGGAGCTTATCCATGAAAG GGGTTAAATTTTACTGCAAGAACTGCGGACAGGAAGGCCATAGACGCTTTTACTGTCCAGAGCTGGACACTAACGCAGACAGGAGATTTAGATGTCGAGTTTGTGGAGGGAAAGGCCATAACCGAAGAACTTGTCCCAAGTCGAAATCAATGGTCAGTAAGGGCATTTCCACAAGGAATCATCAGTGTGGAATATGTGGTGAGAGCGGTCACAACAGTAGAACATGCCGGAAGCTGGCCAGAGTGAAAACCACTGAGGGTGGTGTCGAAGATGGTGTTGGGAAGAGAGTGTATGCTTGTGGGTTCTGCAAGAAAATGGGACATAATGTAAGAACCTGTCCAAGTAAACGAGTTCCAGACTGGTGA
- the LOC106439486 gene encoding uncharacterized protein LOC106439486 isoform X1, whose product MCSIHAVIQVSQPQWRRKKTRFMFHLNPNTKFAFFPRALSSSDNNDGSVSSSRQNNRQMGYDPSEELFGVDFKPRNVSGDSREPRSWFGPNGQYIRELPCPTCRGRGYTSCPDCGIERARLDCPQCKGKGIMTCLRCLGDCVIWEESIDERPWEKARSSSPFRVKEDDEVDNLEIKFSPRGKSKRIYQSPPPEVGQKISRSLKSLNAKTGLFSNRMKIIHGDPVLHAQRVAAIKKAKGTPAARKHASETMKTFFSNAENREKRSLSMKGVKFYCKNCGQEGHRRFYCPELDTNADRRFRCRVCGGKGHNRRTCPKSKSMVSKGISTRNHQCGICGESGHNSRTCRKLARVKTTEGGVEDGVGKRVYACGFCKKMGHNVRTCPSKRVPDW is encoded by the exons ATGTGCTCGATCCATGCTGTAATTCAGGTTTCGCAGCCACAatggagaaggaagaagacgCGATTCATGTTTCATCTGAATCCCAACACAAAATTCGCCTTCTTTCCTCGCGCATTATCTTCCTCCGACAACAACGATGGTTCAGTTTCATCCTCCAGACAAAACAAC AGACAGATGGGTTATGATCCTTCAGAGGAACTGTTTGGTGTTGACTTCAAGCCCAG GAATGTATCTGGTGATTCTCGTGAACCAAGGTCATGGTTTGGTCCCAACGGTCAGTACATTCGAGAGCTTCCGTGTCCCACTTGTAGAGGAAGAGGCTACACCTCATGCCCAGACTGTGGAATCGAGAGGGCGAGGTTGGATTGCCCTCAATGCAAAGGAAAG GGCATTATGACTTGTCTAAGATGTTTGGGAGACTGTGTAATATGGGAAGAATCAATCGATGAACGACCTTGGGAGAAAGCTAGATCCAG TTCTCCATTTCGAGTGAAGGAGGATGATGAGGTTGATAATTTGGAGATAAAGTTCAGTCCAAGGGGAAAATCCAAGAGGATTTACCAGTCaccacctcctgaagttggacAAAAGATTAGCCGGTCTCTTAAA AGTCTCAATGCCAAGACTGGACTATTTAGTAATCGAATGAAGATTATACATGGTGATCCTGTGCTTCATGCTCAAAGGGTAGCTGCAATTAAG AAAGCTAAAGGGACACCAGCTGCTAGAAAGCATGCATCTGAAACCATGAAAACCTTTTTCAGTAACGCTGAAAACCGTGAAAAGAGGAGCTTATCCATGAAAG GGGTTAAATTTTACTGCAAGAACTGCGGACAGGAAGGCCATAGACGCTTTTACTGTCCAGAGCTGGACACTAACGCAGACAGGAGATTTAGATGTCGAGTTTGTGGAGGGAAAGGCCATAACCGAAGAACTTGTCCCAAGTCGAAATCAATGGTCAGTAAGGGCATTTCCACAAGGAATCATCAGTGTGGAATATGTGGTGAGAGCGGTCACAACAGTAGAACATGCCGGAAGCTGGCCAGAGTGAAAACCACTGAGGGTGGTGTCGAAGATGGTGTTGGGAAGAGAGTGTATGCTTGTGGGTTCTGCAAGAAAATGGGACATAATGTAAGAACCTGTCCAAGTAAACGAGTTCCAGACTGGTGA
- the LOC106439485 gene encoding nuclear pore complex protein NUP1 isoform X1 — protein MAGSGGKATFSAAAASDAARGTGGKLKRQTARRHTTTTPYSRPPQNQVQRSRPWISRIVDPAYRAISSGATKLLPYFFSSAPESEEQQHQDKLQDDLQENDPSSVTPSLNEPKSESIEEGGTSSTSNIKESNFNISAQAISNRAKKDGDAISELERLMHGKTFSLAETDRLIEIINSRAIDLPDVAREDIMEIPTRERAKKSVSFLDQKEEPSGDKDAGIDLWATPTPLAKSVTFEGGKRVGDEAGLSPAELAKAYMGGQAPSSSSQGFVARNESLDQGMLVANSSGASPSSKPSAGWPGVKLNEQSGFATPQSQRENFGIRSFPRTPYPRSILSGSKSQLMQLQDNSRKRLNTLQSPSQSVQTRYGQLKLNKGSDGGLFGPSRRSRQSATMSPYSRPSRGRFENSANKKISEAGESSNLSVSQTTTFGKHIGLEAGTPTVPRHSSQIAKTILDHLERTLPTPKNKSDELKLATSWRFPESSKTVEQSSSNINKVNKDGPAKLNEDIPKFFSHNPPSSVPKLSEVPTGDIQNTMAKTASASNGILSGSSSGTTLQYELGKPKDATKAVSYSFGGEPANFPKPPSHSLGNNKRSLSSISVAKPTYQRWAVPSGSNASFTFPVSSSSDGAATPEPTTPSIMPSTTTPSGGVAITSQHEATKDDEIPQFGFGGNRRGDDKLPLVFAFPSMSDEMNNEKLGDIKFTFGSNKAERISFGSPGSDGVCC, from the exons atggCCGGCAGTGGAGGAAAAGCGACCTTCTCCGCGGCGGCGGCGAGCGATGCGGCAAGAGGTACAGGCGGCAAACTGAAGAGACAAACCGCGAGGAGACATACGACGACGACGCCGTATTCTCGACCGCCTCAGAACCAAGTACAACGGAGTAGGCCGTGGATCTCGAGAATCGTCGATCCTGCTTATCGGGCTATCTCCAGCGGGGCTACGAAACTACTTCCTTACTTCTTCTCGAGTGCTCCGGAAAGTGAAGAACAACAACATCAAG ATAAGCTGCAGGATGATTTACAGGAGAATGATCCCAGCAGTGTAACACCAAGTTTAAAT GAACCGAAGTCCGAATCAATTGAAGAGGGAGGTACTAGTAGTACATCAAACATTAAGGAAAGCAATTTCAATATCAGTGCACAAGCAATAAGCAACAGAGCAAAAAAAGATGGTGATGCGATCTCGGAGCTTGAAAGGCTAATGCATGGAAAAACCTTTTCACT GGCGGAAACTGATCGTCTTATAGAGATAATAAATTCAAGGGCTATTGATCTACCTGATGTCGCGAGAGAAGATATAATGGAGATCCCTACGAGAGAGAGAGCCAAGAAAAGTGTGAGTTTTCTTGATCAGAAAGAAGAGCCCAGTGGTGACAAGGATGCTGGTATTGATCTTTGGGCTACACCAACCCCACTTGCCAAGTCGGTA ACTTTTGAAGGAGGCAAACGTGTAGGGGATGAAGCTGGTCTATCACCAGCAGAACTTGCTAAGGCATATATGGGAGGCCAGGCACCATCAAGTAGTTCCCAAGGTTTTGTAGCAAGAAATGAAAGTCTAGACCAGGGTATGCTTGTAGCAAATTCCTCAGGTGCATCACCATCAAGCAAGCCTTCTGCTGGTTGGCCTGGTGTCAAGTTAAATGAGCAATCTGGTTTTGCAACTCCTCAAAGTCAACGAGAAAACTTTGGGATCCGAAGTTTTCCAAGGACCCCATATCCTAGATCCATTCTTTCAGGTTCTAAGTCACAG CTGATGCAATTGCAAGACAATAGTAGGAAGCGCCTGAACACCCTACAGTCTCCCTCCCAAAGTGTGCAGACAAGATATGGCCAG CTCAAACTTAACAAGGGAAGTGATGGTGGACTTTTTGGACCCAGTAGAAGATCTCGCCAGAGCGCCACCATGTCTCCTTATTCACGACCTTCCAGGGGTCGTTTTGAAAATTCCGCTAACAAGAAGATCTCTGAAGCAGGGGAATCAAGCAACCTATCTGTGTCCCAGACAACAACATTTGGTAAGCATATAGGGTTGGAAGCTGGTACACCGACTGTGCCTAGACATTCTAGTCAGATCGCTAAGACGATACTGGATCACCTTGAACGGACCCTACCCACGCCGAAAAACAAATCTGATGAGTTAAAGCTTGCCACTTCTTGGAGATTTCCAGAGTCTTCGAAAACTGTTGAACAAAGCAGCTCGAACATCAACAAAGTGAACAAGGATGGCCCAGCCAAGTTGAATGAAGACATCCCTAAATTTTTCTCTCACAATCCGCCGTCCTCTGTGCCTAAACTATCTGAAGTTCCTACCGGTGATATTCAAAATACAATGGCCAAGACCGCTTCAGCATCAAATGGAATATTGAGTGGAAGTAGTAGTGGTACCACACTCCAGTATGAGTTAGGGAAGCCTAAG GACGCTACAAAAGCTGTTTCCTATTCTTTTGGAGGCGAGCCCGCAAATTTCCCCAAGCCACCATCCCACTCACTGGGAAATAACAAACGGTCACTTTCATCGATCTCAGTAGCCAAGCCTACTTACCAAAGATGGGCAGTTCCTTCGGGTTCAAACGCTAGCTTCACATTCCCGGTGTCATCTTCATCTGATGGAGCAGCAACACCAGAGCCCACAACTCCATCGATCATGCCATCCACAACAACCCCAAGTGGCGGTGTTGCCATTACAAGTCAGCATGAAGCAACAAAAGATGACGAGATTCCTCAGTTTGGTTTCGGGGGTAACAGAAGAGGAGATGATAAGTTGCCTCTGGTCTTCGCTTTCCCCTCTATGAGCGATGAAATGAACAATGAGAAGTTGGGAGATATCAAGTTCACATTTGGGTCTAACAAGGCAGAGAGAATATCTTTTGGCTCACCAGGAAGTGATGGTGTTTGCTGTTAA
- the LOC106439485 gene encoding nuclear pore complex protein NUP1 isoform X2 encodes MAGSGGKATFSAAAASDAARGTGGKLKRQTARRHTTTTPYSRPPQNQVQRSRPWISRIVDPAYRAISSGATKLLPYFFSSAPESEEQQHQDKLQDDLQENDPSSVTPSLNSESIEEGGTSSTSNIKESNFNISAQAISNRAKKDGDAISELERLMHGKTFSLAETDRLIEIINSRAIDLPDVAREDIMEIPTRERAKKSVSFLDQKEEPSGDKDAGIDLWATPTPLAKSVTFEGGKRVGDEAGLSPAELAKAYMGGQAPSSSSQGFVARNESLDQGMLVANSSGASPSSKPSAGWPGVKLNEQSGFATPQSQRENFGIRSFPRTPYPRSILSGSKSQLMQLQDNSRKRLNTLQSPSQSVQTRYGQLKLNKGSDGGLFGPSRRSRQSATMSPYSRPSRGRFENSANKKISEAGESSNLSVSQTTTFGKHIGLEAGTPTVPRHSSQIAKTILDHLERTLPTPKNKSDELKLATSWRFPESSKTVEQSSSNINKVNKDGPAKLNEDIPKFFSHNPPSSVPKLSEVPTGDIQNTMAKTASASNGILSGSSSGTTLQYELGKPKDATKAVSYSFGGEPANFPKPPSHSLGNNKRSLSSISVAKPTYQRWAVPSGSNASFTFPVSSSSDGAATPEPTTPSIMPSTTTPSGGVAITSQHEATKDDEIPQFGFGGNRRGDDKLPLVFAFPSMSDEMNNEKLGDIKFTFGSNKAERISFGSPGSDGVCC; translated from the exons atggCCGGCAGTGGAGGAAAAGCGACCTTCTCCGCGGCGGCGGCGAGCGATGCGGCAAGAGGTACAGGCGGCAAACTGAAGAGACAAACCGCGAGGAGACATACGACGACGACGCCGTATTCTCGACCGCCTCAGAACCAAGTACAACGGAGTAGGCCGTGGATCTCGAGAATCGTCGATCCTGCTTATCGGGCTATCTCCAGCGGGGCTACGAAACTACTTCCTTACTTCTTCTCGAGTGCTCCGGAAAGTGAAGAACAACAACATCAAG ATAAGCTGCAGGATGATTTACAGGAGAATGATCCCAGCAGTGTAACACCAAGTTTAAAT TCCGAATCAATTGAAGAGGGAGGTACTAGTAGTACATCAAACATTAAGGAAAGCAATTTCAATATCAGTGCACAAGCAATAAGCAACAGAGCAAAAAAAGATGGTGATGCGATCTCGGAGCTTGAAAGGCTAATGCATGGAAAAACCTTTTCACT GGCGGAAACTGATCGTCTTATAGAGATAATAAATTCAAGGGCTATTGATCTACCTGATGTCGCGAGAGAAGATATAATGGAGATCCCTACGAGAGAGAGAGCCAAGAAAAGTGTGAGTTTTCTTGATCAGAAAGAAGAGCCCAGTGGTGACAAGGATGCTGGTATTGATCTTTGGGCTACACCAACCCCACTTGCCAAGTCGGTA ACTTTTGAAGGAGGCAAACGTGTAGGGGATGAAGCTGGTCTATCACCAGCAGAACTTGCTAAGGCATATATGGGAGGCCAGGCACCATCAAGTAGTTCCCAAGGTTTTGTAGCAAGAAATGAAAGTCTAGACCAGGGTATGCTTGTAGCAAATTCCTCAGGTGCATCACCATCAAGCAAGCCTTCTGCTGGTTGGCCTGGTGTCAAGTTAAATGAGCAATCTGGTTTTGCAACTCCTCAAAGTCAACGAGAAAACTTTGGGATCCGAAGTTTTCCAAGGACCCCATATCCTAGATCCATTCTTTCAGGTTCTAAGTCACAG CTGATGCAATTGCAAGACAATAGTAGGAAGCGCCTGAACACCCTACAGTCTCCCTCCCAAAGTGTGCAGACAAGATATGGCCAG CTCAAACTTAACAAGGGAAGTGATGGTGGACTTTTTGGACCCAGTAGAAGATCTCGCCAGAGCGCCACCATGTCTCCTTATTCACGACCTTCCAGGGGTCGTTTTGAAAATTCCGCTAACAAGAAGATCTCTGAAGCAGGGGAATCAAGCAACCTATCTGTGTCCCAGACAACAACATTTGGTAAGCATATAGGGTTGGAAGCTGGTACACCGACTGTGCCTAGACATTCTAGTCAGATCGCTAAGACGATACTGGATCACCTTGAACGGACCCTACCCACGCCGAAAAACAAATCTGATGAGTTAAAGCTTGCCACTTCTTGGAGATTTCCAGAGTCTTCGAAAACTGTTGAACAAAGCAGCTCGAACATCAACAAAGTGAACAAGGATGGCCCAGCCAAGTTGAATGAAGACATCCCTAAATTTTTCTCTCACAATCCGCCGTCCTCTGTGCCTAAACTATCTGAAGTTCCTACCGGTGATATTCAAAATACAATGGCCAAGACCGCTTCAGCATCAAATGGAATATTGAGTGGAAGTAGTAGTGGTACCACACTCCAGTATGAGTTAGGGAAGCCTAAG GACGCTACAAAAGCTGTTTCCTATTCTTTTGGAGGCGAGCCCGCAAATTTCCCCAAGCCACCATCCCACTCACTGGGAAATAACAAACGGTCACTTTCATCGATCTCAGTAGCCAAGCCTACTTACCAAAGATGGGCAGTTCCTTCGGGTTCAAACGCTAGCTTCACATTCCCGGTGTCATCTTCATCTGATGGAGCAGCAACACCAGAGCCCACAACTCCATCGATCATGCCATCCACAACAACCCCAAGTGGCGGTGTTGCCATTACAAGTCAGCATGAAGCAACAAAAGATGACGAGATTCCTCAGTTTGGTTTCGGGGGTAACAGAAGAGGAGATGATAAGTTGCCTCTGGTCTTCGCTTTCCCCTCTATGAGCGATGAAATGAACAATGAGAAGTTGGGAGATATCAAGTTCACATTTGGGTCTAACAAGGCAGAGAGAATATCTTTTGGCTCACCAGGAAGTGATGGTGTTTGCTGTTAA
- the BNAC09G37590D gene encoding uncharacterized protein BNAC09G37590D, whose product MLLRSASTPLLNSLVHASSPRESPIEAVESVHQIQRPRSLTLSSSSSCCYSPVSVHSSDESARRMKRTASESDLRHLTSTMKPASKFLSGGGALMEDVEEGIGFGLIRTSSYDVLSWGLEEEEEEEDDTEVSGGCGGGGGVIRGGGKGDGSDGEDGDDGTDVHYRKMIEANPGNGIFLSNYAMFLKEVRKDYLRAEEYCGRAILTNPNDGNVLAMYAELVWTIHKDSSRAESYFNRAVAAAPDDCYVQASYARFLWDADEEEEEERHEEELEPQTSRMSFFSGPSPITAMS is encoded by the exons ATGCTCTTACGAAGCGCGTCGACTCCACTTCTCAACTCGTTGGTCCATGCCTCGAGCCCAAGGGAATCTCCAATCGAAGCCGTTGAATCTGTTCATCAGATCCAACGGCCCAGATCGCTGAcgctctcttcctcttcatcttgCTGTTACAGCCCGGTGTCCGTCCACTCCAGCGACGAATCCGCGAGGAGAATGAAACGGACGGCGTCGGAGAGCGATCTACGTCACCTGACGTCGACGATGAAGCCGGCGAGTAAGTTCCTCAGCGGCGGCGGTGCTCTGATGGAGGACGTGGAAGAAGGAATCGGGTTCGGGCTTATACGCACGTCTTCTTACGATGTATTGAGCTGGGgtttggaggaggaggaggaggaggaggatgataCTGAGGTTAGCGGCGGTTGCGGCGGCGGCGGTGGGGTTATACGCGGCGGAGGAAAGGGTGATGGATCCGACGGTGAGGATGGAGATGATGGCACGGACGTTCACTATCGTAAGATGATTGAAGCTAATCCTGGAAACGGGATTTTTCTCAGCAATTACGCTATGTTCTTGAAAGAG GTTCGTAAAGATTACTTGAGAGCAGAGGAGTATTGCGGGAGAGCTATTCTGACGAATCCTAACGATGGGAATGTTCTGGCTATGTACGCTGAATTGGTGTGGACTATCCATAAGGATTCATCTCGTGCTGAGTCTTACTTTAATCGAGCTGTTGCAGCTGCTCCTGATGACTG TTATGTACAAGCTTCTTATGCGAGATTCCTTTGGGATgctgatgaggaagaagaagaggagagacaTGAAGAAGAACTTGAGCCTCAAACTTCTCGAATGAGCTTCTTCTCTGGTCCTTCCCCAATTACGGCCATGTCTTAA